The Peribacillus sp. FSL P2-0133 genome has a segment encoding these proteins:
- a CDS encoding SEC-C metal-binding domain-containing protein gives MRTIDPFEILDGKAIKYLDVFGVEDGIALKSKYEDKTYWIYDYYCMHQTCDCQEVYLEFVEELKGNKQAGQHFGVRVSFRDNQFVLEDYNISKQKAMDIAEDTLKYSKDVMELFKQRYQQMKEKGTQIIMESAKAAKMPHVHTEPVIGRNEPCPCGSGKKYKKCCGAA, from the coding sequence ATGAGAACGATTGATCCATTTGAGATACTTGATGGAAAAGCGATAAAATATTTGGATGTTTTTGGCGTGGAGGATGGAATTGCTTTAAAGAGTAAGTATGAAGATAAAACGTATTGGATATATGATTATTATTGCATGCACCAGACTTGTGATTGCCAGGAAGTATACCTTGAATTCGTTGAGGAGCTTAAAGGCAATAAACAGGCAGGACAGCATTTTGGAGTGAGGGTTTCTTTCAGGGATAATCAATTTGTCCTGGAGGATTATAATATTTCCAAGCAAAAGGCGATGGATATTGCGGAAGATACGTTAAAATACAGCAAAGATGTAATGGAGTTATTTAAACAGCGGTATCAGCAAATGAAGGAAAAAGGCACGCAAATCATCATGGAAAGTGCAAAGGCAGCTAAAATGCCGCATGTTCATACAGAACCGGTCATTGGCAGAAACGAACCATGCCCATGCGGAAGCGGGAAAAAATATAAAAAATGCTGCGGCGCAGCTTAA
- a CDS encoding nitroreductase, which produces METIEAIKTRRSIGIVKQDPVPKEMIEQIIEAGTYAPNHHRTEPWRFFVLTGEGRNKLGEVFEEITRIENADDTPESLISKLERQKKNPLRAPVIIAVGIEPSDKNNVLVAEEYAAVNSAIQNMLLAAHSLGLGAVWRTGKITYHEKVREFFNLSSKGEVLAFIYLGYPDMEPKPAKKTPIDELTTWIG; this is translated from the coding sequence ATGGAAACTATCGAGGCTATAAAAACGAGAAGAAGCATTGGAATCGTTAAGCAAGATCCGGTACCTAAGGAAATGATCGAGCAAATCATTGAAGCTGGAACGTATGCACCTAATCACCATCGAACGGAGCCTTGGCGCTTTTTTGTATTGACAGGAGAAGGAAGAAATAAACTTGGAGAGGTGTTCGAAGAAATCACAAGAATTGAAAATGCTGATGATACCCCTGAAAGTTTAATCAGCAAGCTCGAAAGGCAAAAAAAGAATCCATTAAGGGCTCCAGTCATCATCGCAGTGGGCATAGAGCCTAGTGATAAGAATAATGTCCTCGTGGCAGAAGAATATGCGGCGGTGAACAGTGCCATTCAAAACATGCTTCTTGCAGCACATTCCCTAGGTCTGGGAGCAGTATGGAGAACGGGAAAAATAACTTATCATGAAAAGGTCCGTGAATTTTTCAATTTATCCTCAAAAGGAGAAGTATTGGCTTTCATATACTTGGGTTATCCTGATATGGAGCCAAAACCTGCTAAGAAAACACCGATTGATGAATTGACCACTTGGATCGGATGA
- a CDS encoding S8 family peptidase, producing MTREKRLIPYKVLEVMETVKEKIPEGVELVKAPAIWEKSNYGEGVVVAVIDTGIDKGHPDLKERIIGGKDFTNTGDYQDDNGHGTHVSGTIVAAVNNAGVVGVAPKASILALKALNGQGQGDIDWINGALEYAINWRGPNEEKVSVISLSLGGPPDEAEHKLIQKALQNDILVVCAAGNSGDGRHETDELDYPGAYPEVVEVGAVDLSRNLADFSNTNDEIDLVAPGVDILSTYPGNKYARLSGTSMATPHVSGAAALLKVIAEKEFDRNLTEAELYAQLVKSTEDLGISKKAQGNGLLNLTIADQRAEKSIKITIESENLKLPSKSVVMEY from the coding sequence ATGACAAGAGAAAAAAGATTAATACCTTACAAAGTTCTCGAAGTAATGGAAACGGTGAAAGAGAAGATTCCTGAAGGTGTCGAGCTTGTGAAAGCCCCGGCAATTTGGGAGAAAAGCAATTATGGTGAGGGCGTGGTAGTTGCCGTCATCGATACAGGCATTGACAAGGGACATCCAGACCTCAAAGAAAGAATCATTGGTGGGAAGGATTTTACCAATACCGGGGATTATCAAGATGATAATGGACATGGGACACATGTTAGCGGTACGATTGTGGCTGCCGTCAATAATGCTGGTGTAGTGGGAGTGGCTCCGAAAGCGAGCATATTAGCGTTAAAGGCCCTAAATGGCCAAGGGCAAGGTGATATAGATTGGATTAATGGAGCTCTTGAGTATGCAATCAATTGGCGGGGACCTAATGAAGAAAAGGTTTCGGTTATTTCACTTTCACTTGGCGGTCCTCCAGATGAGGCTGAACACAAACTCATTCAAAAAGCCCTTCAGAACGATATCCTTGTTGTTTGCGCAGCTGGAAATAGTGGTGATGGGCGTCATGAAACGGATGAATTGGATTATCCAGGAGCATATCCCGAGGTAGTGGAAGTCGGAGCTGTGGATTTAAGCAGAAATTTAGCGGATTTTTCGAATACAAATGATGAAATTGACTTGGTGGCGCCAGGTGTCGATATTCTTTCTACGTATCCAGGAAATAAATATGCCAGGTTGAGCGGAACGTCAATGGCTACGCCTCATGTAAGCGGTGCAGCAGCCCTCTTGAAAGTGATTGCTGAAAAGGAATTTGACCGCAATTTAACTGAAGCGGAATTATATGCACAACTGGTGAAAAGTACGGAAGATCTGGGAATAAGCAAAAAAGCACAGGGAAATGGATTGCTTAACTTAACGATAGCGGACCAAAGAGCTGAAAAATCGATTAAGATTACCATAGAATCAGAAAACCTTAAGTTACCGAGTAAATCGGTGGTCATGGAATATTAG
- a CDS encoding DUF1775 domain-containing protein, producing MKNISKLLIFTFAALFIFSGSAYAHVTVKPSSSAPEAWETYTLKVPVEKETATTKVTLKVPEEVTFESYQPVPGWKVTTEGDKDGHVKTVTWAATDEGIAAGQFQQFSFVAQNPKEETKVAWDAFQYYEDGEIVEWSGDEGSDLPHSVTEITVAPKADAEPADHGHKDEAETNDSTATDNSKDSATTEGDGNQTLIITLAVISLILSIVALFAALRKTKK from the coding sequence ATGAAAAATATTTCAAAACTACTTATTTTCACATTTGCTGCATTATTCATTTTTTCCGGTTCAGCATATGCTCACGTTACAGTCAAGCCTAGTTCATCTGCACCTGAGGCGTGGGAAACTTATACACTCAAAGTACCAGTAGAGAAAGAAACTGCCACTACAAAGGTGACTTTAAAAGTACCTGAAGAGGTTACTTTTGAAAGCTATCAGCCTGTACCAGGGTGGAAAGTAACAACAGAAGGTGACAAAGATGGGCATGTAAAAACGGTAACTTGGGCAGCAACTGATGAAGGAATAGCTGCTGGACAATTCCAGCAATTCTCTTTTGTAGCACAAAACCCTAAAGAAGAAACGAAAGTTGCCTGGGATGCATTTCAATATTACGAAGATGGTGAAATTGTTGAATGGAGCGGTGATGAAGGCTCAGACCTACCGCATTCTGTAACGGAGATTACAGTTGCGCCCAAGGCTGATGCAGAACCAGCGGACCATGGTCACAAAGATGAGGCTGAAACTAATGATTCCACGGCAACTGACAATTCAAAGGATTCAGCAACAACAGAAGGTGATGGCAATCAAACGCTGATCATCACTCTGGCTGTCATTTCACTAATTCTGTCCATTGTAGCGCTTTTTGCAGCTCTAAGGAAAACTAAAAAATAA